A region from the Cuculus canorus isolate bCucCan1 chromosome 14, bCucCan1.pri, whole genome shotgun sequence genome encodes:
- the SOX30 gene encoding transcription factor SOX-30 isoform X1, whose product MERAAKRRSRRSRAPPEPPPPAPEGRGPLGPVCIKVEEPEPGPAGLAACAGASQGPRDEPGGFPVLWGTHGPIKRQEDLEWTIKRVKDLEWSSRESQREEKSKSGSEPWSGGDIKVKVPDEAFETFWLKTEKDCAPGGRQHEPTPASTSDLAMQLGGGLGVPPQDQKIPVMFQPVPPEISTQGFGVLPQDQKIPVVVQPVPPQNCMQIQGPLPPEPIPVASTVKPVPLETQSLLKPSVNTETKNLSLTILPSDSGMQDAPFSKSKSGRVKRPMNAFMVWARIHRSTLAKANPDASNADISVQLGLEWSKLTEEQKQPYYDEAYRIKKKHSEEFPDWVYQPRPGKRKHSPLPASPVFSNASQNIITRSPAGIFPFQSPAYPFVICSFNSIGYRLPVCEAPPAICLPTPVIQHAGPVTLFQTSSTSNTSVAVPAPALPLSHVISPQVFVEPAHTEALNISSGFNCSLMGPTPVIIESFNRNPQNITPPNTIFSVPSSELPSVYPGVSIFRRGLPLPRAVPFLHTPLYESPPICRPFNLFEVFPPFSFHRPHFVPGPRFFPSSTCPFSQPPFGSSASGRIGFYEDRYQSQGVIFSASGGGCPFKEYPEESTHEECLSSESLVVPCYSSNEEPSVSPLPHLDVKALEEILLDTPPTPSSVQIINITDSDGEEELKLLQGL is encoded by the exons ATGGAGAGAGCGGCCAAGCGGCGCTCCCGCCGCTCCAGGGCGCCCCCGGAGCCGCCGCCCCCGGCGCCGGAGGGCCGCGGCCCCTTGGGACCGGTGTGCATCAAAGTGGAGGAGCCCGAGCCGGGGCCGGCAGGCCTTGCGGCCTGTGCCGGGGCCAGCCAGGGGCCGCGGGATGAGCCGGGGGGCTTCCCGGTGCTGTGGGGGACCCACGGCCCCATCAAAAGACAAGAGGACCTCGAATGGACCATCAAGAGAGTAAAGGACCTCGAATGGAGCAGCCGAGAAAgccagagggaggagaagagcaaGAGTGGGAGTGAGCCCTGGAGCGGAGGTGATATCAAGGTTAAGGTGCCTGACGAGGCCTTTGAGACCTTTTGgttgaagacagaaaaggatTGTGCCCCGGGTGGCCGCCAGCACGAGCCCACTCCCGCCAGCACCAGTGACCTCGCCATGCAGCTGGGTGGGGGGCTTGGGGTTCCCCCTCAAGATCAGAAGATCCCAGTTATGTTTCAGCCCGTACCTCCTGAGATCAGTACGCAAGGGTTTGGGGTTCTCCCTCAAGATCAGAAGATCCCAGTTGTGGTTCAGCCTGTACCTCCTCAGAACTGCATGCAGATCCAAGGTCCTCTGCCGCCAGAGCCCATTCCTGTGGCTAGTACGGTGAAACCAGTGCCGCTTGAAACACAGTCTTTACTGAAGCCTTCAGTAAATACTGAAACTAAAAATCTGTCGCTCACAATACTGCCCTCCGATTCAG GTATGCAAGACGCTCCAtttagcaaaagcaaaagcGGGCGTGTAAAGCGTCCAATGAACGCATTTATGGTGTGGGCTAGGATTCATCGGTCCACCCTAGCAAAAGCTAACCCAGATGCCAGTAATGCAGACATCAGTGTTCAGCTTGGACTGGAGTGGAGCAAGCTGACTGAGGAGCAAAAGCAGCCCTATTATGATGAGGCTTACAGAatcaaaaaaaagcacagcGAGGAATTTCCTG ATTGGGTTTATCAGCCGCGACCAGGCAAAAGGAAGCATTCTCCACTGCCTGCCTCTCCTGTATTTTCTAATGCTTCTCAGAATATCATCACTAGAAGTCCTGCTGgcatttttcccttccagtcACCTGCTTATCCTTTTGTCATCTGCAGTTTTAACAGTATTGGATATCGACTTCCAGTCT GTGAAGCTCCTCCTGCCATCTGTCTGCCGACTCCTGTCATTCAACATGCTGGTCCAGTTACTCTTTTCCAGACTTCTAGTACAAGCAACACATCAGTGGCTGttccagctccagccctgcccctgAGCCATGTAATTTCACCACAGGTCTTTGTGGAGCCTGCTCACACAGAAGCTCTGAACATATCATCTGGCTTCAATTGCTCCCTGATGGGTCCTACACCAGTTATCATTGAGAGCTTCAACAGAAATCCACAGAACATAACACCTCCTAATACCATATTTTCTGTCCCTAGTAGTGAGCTCCCAAGTGTGTACCCAGGGGTTTCTATTTTTCGTAGAGGACTACCTCTTCCCCGAGCTGTGCCTTTTCTTCACACACCTCTCTATGAGTCTCCTCCCATTTGCCGGCCGTTCAATCTGTTTGAAGTATTTCCTCCATTTTCATTTCACCGCCCTCACTTTGTACCTGGACCTCGCTTTTTCCCCTCAAG CACGTGCCCATTCAGCCAACCTCCATTTGGCAGCTCAGCATCTGGACGCATTGGCTTTTATGAAGACAGATACCAAAGTCAGGGAGTGATATTTTCAGCTTCAGGTGGAGGCTGTCCTTTCAAGGAATACCCAGAAGAAAGTACACATGAGGAATGCCTCAGCTCTGAGAGCCTTGTAGTGCCCTGTTACAGCAGCAATGAGGAGCCATCTGTAAGCCCCTTACCACATCTGGACGTTAAAGCACTGGAGGAGATTTTGCTGGACACCCCACCTACTCCCTCCAGCGTCCAAATAATCAACATAACTGACAGTGATGGGGAAGAAGAATTAAAGTTGTTGCAAGGATTGtaa
- the SOX30 gene encoding transcription factor SOX-30 isoform X2 has product MERAAKRRSRRSRAPPEPPPPAPEGRGPLGPVCIKVEEPEPGPAGLAACAGASQGPRDEPGGFPVLWGTHGPIKRQEDLEWTIKRVKDLEWSSRESQREEKSKSGSEPWSGGDIKVKVPDEAFETFWLKTEKDCAPGGRQHEPTPASTSDLAMQLGGGLGVPPQDQKIPVMFQPVPPEISTQGFGVLPQDQKIPVVVQPVPPQNCMQIQGPLPPEPIPVASTVKPVPLETQSLLKPSVNTETKNLSLTILPSDSDWVYQPRPGKRKHSPLPASPVFSNASQNIITRSPAGIFPFQSPAYPFVICSFNSIGYRLPVCEAPPAICLPTPVIQHAGPVTLFQTSSTSNTSVAVPAPALPLSHVISPQVFVEPAHTEALNISSGFNCSLMGPTPVIIESFNRNPQNITPPNTIFSVPSSELPSVYPGVSIFRRGLPLPRAVPFLHTPLYESPPICRPFNLFEVFPPFSFHRPHFVPGPRFFPSSTCPFSQPPFGSSASGRIGFYEDRYQSQGVIFSASGGGCPFKEYPEESTHEECLSSESLVVPCYSSNEEPSVSPLPHLDVKALEEILLDTPPTPSSVQIINITDSDGEEELKLLQGL; this is encoded by the exons ATGGAGAGAGCGGCCAAGCGGCGCTCCCGCCGCTCCAGGGCGCCCCCGGAGCCGCCGCCCCCGGCGCCGGAGGGCCGCGGCCCCTTGGGACCGGTGTGCATCAAAGTGGAGGAGCCCGAGCCGGGGCCGGCAGGCCTTGCGGCCTGTGCCGGGGCCAGCCAGGGGCCGCGGGATGAGCCGGGGGGCTTCCCGGTGCTGTGGGGGACCCACGGCCCCATCAAAAGACAAGAGGACCTCGAATGGACCATCAAGAGAGTAAAGGACCTCGAATGGAGCAGCCGAGAAAgccagagggaggagaagagcaaGAGTGGGAGTGAGCCCTGGAGCGGAGGTGATATCAAGGTTAAGGTGCCTGACGAGGCCTTTGAGACCTTTTGgttgaagacagaaaaggatTGTGCCCCGGGTGGCCGCCAGCACGAGCCCACTCCCGCCAGCACCAGTGACCTCGCCATGCAGCTGGGTGGGGGGCTTGGGGTTCCCCCTCAAGATCAGAAGATCCCAGTTATGTTTCAGCCCGTACCTCCTGAGATCAGTACGCAAGGGTTTGGGGTTCTCCCTCAAGATCAGAAGATCCCAGTTGTGGTTCAGCCTGTACCTCCTCAGAACTGCATGCAGATCCAAGGTCCTCTGCCGCCAGAGCCCATTCCTGTGGCTAGTACGGTGAAACCAGTGCCGCTTGAAACACAGTCTTTACTGAAGCCTTCAGTAAATACTGAAACTAAAAATCTGTCGCTCACAATACTGCCCTCCGATTCAG ATTGGGTTTATCAGCCGCGACCAGGCAAAAGGAAGCATTCTCCACTGCCTGCCTCTCCTGTATTTTCTAATGCTTCTCAGAATATCATCACTAGAAGTCCTGCTGgcatttttcccttccagtcACCTGCTTATCCTTTTGTCATCTGCAGTTTTAACAGTATTGGATATCGACTTCCAGTCT GTGAAGCTCCTCCTGCCATCTGTCTGCCGACTCCTGTCATTCAACATGCTGGTCCAGTTACTCTTTTCCAGACTTCTAGTACAAGCAACACATCAGTGGCTGttccagctccagccctgcccctgAGCCATGTAATTTCACCACAGGTCTTTGTGGAGCCTGCTCACACAGAAGCTCTGAACATATCATCTGGCTTCAATTGCTCCCTGATGGGTCCTACACCAGTTATCATTGAGAGCTTCAACAGAAATCCACAGAACATAACACCTCCTAATACCATATTTTCTGTCCCTAGTAGTGAGCTCCCAAGTGTGTACCCAGGGGTTTCTATTTTTCGTAGAGGACTACCTCTTCCCCGAGCTGTGCCTTTTCTTCACACACCTCTCTATGAGTCTCCTCCCATTTGCCGGCCGTTCAATCTGTTTGAAGTATTTCCTCCATTTTCATTTCACCGCCCTCACTTTGTACCTGGACCTCGCTTTTTCCCCTCAAG CACGTGCCCATTCAGCCAACCTCCATTTGGCAGCTCAGCATCTGGACGCATTGGCTTTTATGAAGACAGATACCAAAGTCAGGGAGTGATATTTTCAGCTTCAGGTGGAGGCTGTCCTTTCAAGGAATACCCAGAAGAAAGTACACATGAGGAATGCCTCAGCTCTGAGAGCCTTGTAGTGCCCTGTTACAGCAGCAATGAGGAGCCATCTGTAAGCCCCTTACCACATCTGGACGTTAAAGCACTGGAGGAGATTTTGCTGGACACCCCACCTACTCCCTCCAGCGTCCAAATAATCAACATAACTGACAGTGATGGGGAAGAAGAATTAAAGTTGTTGCAAGGATTGtaa